From a region of the Megalops cyprinoides isolate fMegCyp1 chromosome 13, fMegCyp1.pri, whole genome shotgun sequence genome:
- the LOC118787668 gene encoding liprin-alpha-1-like isoform X1 produces the protein MMCEVMPTISEAEIPPGGGGGGGGRGSASPLQPDGDGHFESLMVSMLEERDRLLDTLRETQENLGLTQSKLHEVSHERDSLQRQLNTALPQEFAALTKEVNTCREQLLEREEEIAELKAERNNTRLLLEHLECLVSRHERSLRMTVVKRQAQSPAGVSSEVEVLKALKSLFEHHKALDEKVRERLRVALERCSVLEEQLTASHKELALLREQNSQKKVLNDGKVDVNHDAESTPSTNGKRSSDGSLSHEEDLANAAELQEVVDQQSKELCQMKERLVTLSARVAELEEDLDTARKDLIKSEEMNSRLQRDLRESMAQKDDMEERITTLEKRYLATQREATSVHDLNDKLETEIANKESMYRQTEEKNRQLQERLELAEQKLQQTMRKAETLPEVEAELAQRVAALTKPERYVCADSSLKEAKLQRKAEERHGNVEERLRQMEAQLEEKNQELQRARQREKMNEEHNKRLSDTVDKLLSESNERLQLHLKERMSALEDKNALIRELEHTKKLIEEAHHEKEQLLIEIETIRAESEQGRSRSNSMLHHGRSYHGSTPDFRYPVSASSMMDSHSDHYNSALVLRRPQKGRVAALRDEPSKQKHVQTLNEQEWERVQQANVLANVAHAFESDVDMSDMEDDRETIFSSVDLLSPAGQADAHTLAMMLQEQLDAINTEIRMIQEEKESTAQRAEEIESRVGSGDNLGGRFRSLSSIPPSFASSSPPGSGRSTPRRAPRSPSREVDRMGVMTLPSDLRKHRRKSAQDDKATIKCETSPPSTPRTARLNKGAVHAASHEDIRDIRSSAGLQDGQGSNPSSSNSSQDSLNKAAKKKSIKSSIGRLFGKKEKGRPGPPGKDPSSQAGTPESESSPQDALGLGKLGGQAEKNRKLQKNPKTGHELLDEARRQGLPFAQWDGPTVVVWLELWVGMPAWYVAACRANVKSGAIMSALSDTEIQREIGISNPLHRLKLRLAIQEIMSLTSPSAPPTSRTSTGNVWVTHEEMESLAATPQTEDEEGSWAQTLAYGDMNHEWIGNEWLPSLGLPQYRSYFMECLVDARMLDHLTKKDLRGQLKMVDSFHRNSFQCGVMCLRRLNYDRKELERRREESQTEVKDVLVWSNERVINWVQSIGLKEYANHLLESGVHGPLLALDETFDHNALALLLQIPTQNIQARATLEREYNNLLALGTERRLDEDDDKNFRRAPSWRKKFRPKDVRGMSPGSTETLPANFRVTNTMSSPSMQPKKMQMDGSVSGTQRLDTATVRTYSC, from the exons ctgcttCTAGAGCACCTGGAGTGCCTGGTGTCCCGGCACGAGCGTTCCCTGCGCATGACTGTGGTGAAGAGGCAGGCGCAGTCCCCGGCCGGCGTGTCCAGCGAGGTGGAAGTCCTCAAGGCGCTCAAGTCTTTATTCGAGCACCACAAAGCCCTGGATGAAAAG GTGAGGGAGAGGCTGCGGGTTGCCCTGGAGCGGTGCAGcgtgctggaggagcagctcacAGCTTCCCACAAAGAG CTGGCCCTTTTAAGAGAGCAGAACAGCCAAAAGAAGGTGCTGAACGATGGAAAGGTGGATGTCAACCACGATGCGGAGAGTACCCCCAGCACCAATGGCAAG CGGTCGTCGGACGGGTCACTGAGCCACGAGGAGGACCTGGCCAATGCAGCGGAGCTGCAGGAGGTAGTCGACCAGCAGAGCAAGGAGCTGTGCCAGATGAAGGAGCGGCTGGTCACGCTCTCGGCCCGCgtggcagagctggaggaggaccTGGACACCGCCCGCAAGGACCTCATCAAGTCCGAGGAGATGAACAGCCGCCTGCAGAGGGACCTCCGAGAG TCCATGGCCCAGAAGGACGACATGGAGGAGAGGATCACCACCCTGGAGAAGCGCTACCTGGCCACCCAGCGAGAAGCCACGTCTGTCCATGATCTCAACGACAAACTGGAAACGGAAATCGCCAACAAAGAGTCCATGTACAGGCAG actGAGGAGAAGAAccggcagctgcaggagaggctggagctggcagagcagaagctgcagcagaCCATGAGGAAGGCGGAGACTCTGCCTGAGGTGGAGGCGGAGCTTGCCCAGAGGGTAGCAGCGCTGACCAAG CCTGAGCGCTATGTGTGCGCTGACTCCAGCCTTAAGGAAGCTAAGTTGCAGAGGAAG GCCGAGGAGCGCCACGGCAACGTGGAGGAGCGTCTGAGGCAGATGGAGGcgcagctggaggagaagaacCAGGAGCTGCAGAGG GCGCGGCAGCGGGAGAAGATGAATGAAGAACACAACAAGCGTCTGTCGGACACGGTGGACAAGCTTCTGTCTGAGTCCAACGAGAGGTTGCAGCTCCACCTCAAGGAGAGGATGTCCGCTCTGGAGGACAAG AACGCGCTCATCCGAGAACTGGAACACACAAAGAAGCTGATAGAGGAAGCACACCACGAGAAG GAACAGCTGCTCATCGAAATCGAGACGATAAGGGCCGAGAGCGAGcagggcaggagcaggagcaacTCCATGCTGCATCATGG gcgCTCCTACCATGGCAGCACGCCGGACTTCAGGTACCCGGTCTCCGCATCCTCCATGATGGACAGCCACTCGGACCACTACAACAGCGCGCTGGTGCTGAGGCGGCCGCAGAAGGGGAGGGTGGCTGCGCTCCGAGACGAGCCCTCTAAG CAGAAGCAT GTGCAGACGTTGAACGAGCAGGAGTGGGAGCGCGTGCAGCAAGCCAACGTGCTGGCTAATGTGGCGCACGCCTTTGAGAGCGACGTGGATATGTCGGACATGGAGGACGACCGGGAGACCATCTTCAGCTCGGTTGACTTGCTGTCGCCTGCCGGCCAGGCTGACGCCCACACTCTGGCCATGatgctgcaggagcagctggacgCCATCAACACCGAGATCAG gatgatccaggaggagaaggagagcacGGCGCAGCGGGCGGAGGAGATCGAGAGCCGGGTGGGCAGCGGGGACAACCTGGGCGGCCGCTTCCGCTCGCTCAGCTCCATCCCCCCCTCGTTCGCCAGCTCGTCTCCGCCCGGCTCTGGCCGCTCCACCCCCCGCCGCGCACCGCGCAGTCCCAGCCGAGAGGTGGACCGCATGGGCGTCATGACCCTG CCTAGCGATTTACGGAAACACCGCAGGAAG tCTGCTCAGGACGACAAGGCCACAATAAAGTGCGAGACGTCGCCCCCATCGACCCCGCGCACCGCCAGACTCAACAAGGGAGCCGTCCACGCAGCCAGCCACGAGGACATCCGGGATATCAGGAG CTCTGCAGGCCTCCAGGATGGCCAGGGCAGCAaccccagcagcagcaacagcagccaggaCTCGCTCAACAAAGCAGCCAAGAAGAAGAGCATCAAGTCCTCCATCGGACGGCTCTTTGGCAAGAAAGAGAAGGGCCGGCCAGGCCCCCCCGGCAAAGACCCCTCCAGCCAAg CTGGCACTCCTGAATCGGAGAGCTCGCCACAGGATGCCCTAGGGCTCGGCAAACTGGGAGGCCAGGCGGAGAAGAACAGGAAGCTGCAGAAGAA TCCAAAAACAGG GCACGAGCTTCTAGACGAGGCACGGAGGCAGGGCCTGCCGTTTGCCCAGTGGGACGGGCCCACGGTGGTGGTCTGGCTGGAG ctgtgGGTGGGGATGCCAGCCTGGTACGTGGCTGCCTGCCGGGCCAACGTGAAGAGCGGCGCCATCATGTCGGCGCTGTCGGACACAGAGATCCAGCGCGAGATCGGCATCAGCAACCCGCTGCACCGGCTCAAGCTGCGGCTCGCCATTCAGGAGATCATGTCTTTAACCAGCCCCTCCGCCCCGCCCACCTCCCGCACG TCCACGGGCAATGTGTGGGTCACGCACGAAGAGATGGAGAGCCTGGCGGCCACGCCTCAGACG gaggatgaggagggcaGCTGGGCCCAG ACGCTGGCGTACGGGGACATGAACCATGAGTGGATCGGGAACGAGTGGCTGCCCAGCCTGGGCCTACCCCAGTACCGCAGCTACTTCATGGAGTGCCTGGTGGACGCCCGCATGCTGGACCACCTGACCAAGAAGGACCTGCGTGGTCAGCTCAAAATGGTCGACAGCTTTCACAG GAATAGTTTTCAGTGTGGCGTAATGTGCCTACGGAGGCTGAACTATGACAGAAAAGAGCTGGAGCGAAGGCGAGAAGAATCCCAAACAGAAGTCAAAG ATGTGCTGGTGTGGAGCAATGAGAGAGTGATAAACTGGGTTCAGTCCATCGGGCTGAAGGAGTACGCAAACCACCTGCTGGAGAGTGGTGTCCACGGCCCCCTGCTGGCCTTAGATGAGACCTTCGACCACAACGCACTAGCACTTCTGCTGCAGATCCCCACACAAAACATCCAG GCAAGAGCCACTCTCGAGAGGGAGTATAACAACCTCCTGGCTCTGGGCACAGAGAGAAGACTGGATGAG GATGATGACAAAAACTTCAGGAGGGCGCCCTCCTGGAGGAAGAAATTCCGACCCAAAGACGTGAGGGGGATGTCGCCAGGGTCCACGGAAACCCTTCCTGCCAACTTCAGGGTGACCAACACCATGTCCTCACCATCCATGCAGCCAAAGAAGATGCAGATGGACG gaagtgtaTCTGGGACACAAAGGCTGGACACTGCTACAGTCAGGACTTACTCTTGTTAA
- the LOC118787668 gene encoding liprin-alpha-1-like isoform X2, translating into MMCEVMPTISEAEIPPGGGGGGGGRGSASPLQPDGDGHFESLMVSMLEERDRLLDTLRETQENLGLTQSKLHEVSHERDSLQRQLNTALPQEFAALTKEVNTCREQLLEREEEIAELKAERNNTRLLLEHLECLVSRHERSLRMTVVKRQAQSPAGVSSEVEVLKALKSLFEHHKALDEKVRERLRVALERCSVLEEQLTASHKELALLREQNSQKKVLNDGKVDVNHDAESTPSTNGKRSSDGSLSHEEDLANAAELQEVVDQQSKELCQMKERLVTLSARVAELEEDLDTARKDLIKSEEMNSRLQRDLRESMAQKDDMEERITTLEKRYLATQREATSVHDLNDKLETEIANKESMYRQTEEKNRQLQERLELAEQKLQQTMRKAETLPEVEAELAQRVAALTKPERYVCADSSLKEAKLQRKAEERHGNVEERLRQMEAQLEEKNQELQRARQREKMNEEHNKRLSDTVDKLLSESNERLQLHLKERMSALEDKNALIRELEHTKKLIEEAHHEKEQLLIEIETIRAESEQGRSRSNSMLHHGRSYHGSTPDFRYPVSASSMMDSHSDHYNSALVLRRPQKGRVAALRDEPSKQKHVQTLNEQEWERVQQANVLANVAHAFESDVDMSDMEDDRETIFSSVDLLSPAGQADAHTLAMMLQEQLDAINTEIRMIQEEKESTAQRAEEIESRVGSGDNLGGRFRSLSSIPPSFASSSPPGSGRSTPRRAPRSPSREVDRMGVMTLPSDLRKHRRKSAQDDKATIKCETSPPSTPRTARLNKGAVHAASHEDIRDIRSSAGLQDGQGSNPSSSNSSQDSLNKAAKKKSIKSSIGRLFGKKEKGRPGPPGKDPSSQAGTPESESSPQDALGLGKLGGQAEKNRKLQKKHELLDEARRQGLPFAQWDGPTVVVWLELWVGMPAWYVAACRANVKSGAIMSALSDTEIQREIGISNPLHRLKLRLAIQEIMSLTSPSAPPTSRTSTGNVWVTHEEMESLAATPQTEDEEGSWAQTLAYGDMNHEWIGNEWLPSLGLPQYRSYFMECLVDARMLDHLTKKDLRGQLKMVDSFHRNSFQCGVMCLRRLNYDRKELERRREESQTEVKDVLVWSNERVINWVQSIGLKEYANHLLESGVHGPLLALDETFDHNALALLLQIPTQNIQARATLEREYNNLLALGTERRLDEDDDKNFRRAPSWRKKFRPKDVRGMSPGSTETLPANFRVTNTMSSPSMQPKKMQMDGTGSVSGTQRLDTATVRTYSC; encoded by the exons ctgcttCTAGAGCACCTGGAGTGCCTGGTGTCCCGGCACGAGCGTTCCCTGCGCATGACTGTGGTGAAGAGGCAGGCGCAGTCCCCGGCCGGCGTGTCCAGCGAGGTGGAAGTCCTCAAGGCGCTCAAGTCTTTATTCGAGCACCACAAAGCCCTGGATGAAAAG GTGAGGGAGAGGCTGCGGGTTGCCCTGGAGCGGTGCAGcgtgctggaggagcagctcacAGCTTCCCACAAAGAG CTGGCCCTTTTAAGAGAGCAGAACAGCCAAAAGAAGGTGCTGAACGATGGAAAGGTGGATGTCAACCACGATGCGGAGAGTACCCCCAGCACCAATGGCAAG CGGTCGTCGGACGGGTCACTGAGCCACGAGGAGGACCTGGCCAATGCAGCGGAGCTGCAGGAGGTAGTCGACCAGCAGAGCAAGGAGCTGTGCCAGATGAAGGAGCGGCTGGTCACGCTCTCGGCCCGCgtggcagagctggaggaggaccTGGACACCGCCCGCAAGGACCTCATCAAGTCCGAGGAGATGAACAGCCGCCTGCAGAGGGACCTCCGAGAG TCCATGGCCCAGAAGGACGACATGGAGGAGAGGATCACCACCCTGGAGAAGCGCTACCTGGCCACCCAGCGAGAAGCCACGTCTGTCCATGATCTCAACGACAAACTGGAAACGGAAATCGCCAACAAAGAGTCCATGTACAGGCAG actGAGGAGAAGAAccggcagctgcaggagaggctggagctggcagagcagaagctgcagcagaCCATGAGGAAGGCGGAGACTCTGCCTGAGGTGGAGGCGGAGCTTGCCCAGAGGGTAGCAGCGCTGACCAAG CCTGAGCGCTATGTGTGCGCTGACTCCAGCCTTAAGGAAGCTAAGTTGCAGAGGAAG GCCGAGGAGCGCCACGGCAACGTGGAGGAGCGTCTGAGGCAGATGGAGGcgcagctggaggagaagaacCAGGAGCTGCAGAGG GCGCGGCAGCGGGAGAAGATGAATGAAGAACACAACAAGCGTCTGTCGGACACGGTGGACAAGCTTCTGTCTGAGTCCAACGAGAGGTTGCAGCTCCACCTCAAGGAGAGGATGTCCGCTCTGGAGGACAAG AACGCGCTCATCCGAGAACTGGAACACACAAAGAAGCTGATAGAGGAAGCACACCACGAGAAG GAACAGCTGCTCATCGAAATCGAGACGATAAGGGCCGAGAGCGAGcagggcaggagcaggagcaacTCCATGCTGCATCATGG gcgCTCCTACCATGGCAGCACGCCGGACTTCAGGTACCCGGTCTCCGCATCCTCCATGATGGACAGCCACTCGGACCACTACAACAGCGCGCTGGTGCTGAGGCGGCCGCAGAAGGGGAGGGTGGCTGCGCTCCGAGACGAGCCCTCTAAG CAGAAGCAT GTGCAGACGTTGAACGAGCAGGAGTGGGAGCGCGTGCAGCAAGCCAACGTGCTGGCTAATGTGGCGCACGCCTTTGAGAGCGACGTGGATATGTCGGACATGGAGGACGACCGGGAGACCATCTTCAGCTCGGTTGACTTGCTGTCGCCTGCCGGCCAGGCTGACGCCCACACTCTGGCCATGatgctgcaggagcagctggacgCCATCAACACCGAGATCAG gatgatccaggaggagaaggagagcacGGCGCAGCGGGCGGAGGAGATCGAGAGCCGGGTGGGCAGCGGGGACAACCTGGGCGGCCGCTTCCGCTCGCTCAGCTCCATCCCCCCCTCGTTCGCCAGCTCGTCTCCGCCCGGCTCTGGCCGCTCCACCCCCCGCCGCGCACCGCGCAGTCCCAGCCGAGAGGTGGACCGCATGGGCGTCATGACCCTG CCTAGCGATTTACGGAAACACCGCAGGAAG tCTGCTCAGGACGACAAGGCCACAATAAAGTGCGAGACGTCGCCCCCATCGACCCCGCGCACCGCCAGACTCAACAAGGGAGCCGTCCACGCAGCCAGCCACGAGGACATCCGGGATATCAGGAG CTCTGCAGGCCTCCAGGATGGCCAGGGCAGCAaccccagcagcagcaacagcagccaggaCTCGCTCAACAAAGCAGCCAAGAAGAAGAGCATCAAGTCCTCCATCGGACGGCTCTTTGGCAAGAAAGAGAAGGGCCGGCCAGGCCCCCCCGGCAAAGACCCCTCCAGCCAAg CTGGCACTCCTGAATCGGAGAGCTCGCCACAGGATGCCCTAGGGCTCGGCAAACTGGGAGGCCAGGCGGAGAAGAACAGGAAGCTGCAGAAGAA GCACGAGCTTCTAGACGAGGCACGGAGGCAGGGCCTGCCGTTTGCCCAGTGGGACGGGCCCACGGTGGTGGTCTGGCTGGAG ctgtgGGTGGGGATGCCAGCCTGGTACGTGGCTGCCTGCCGGGCCAACGTGAAGAGCGGCGCCATCATGTCGGCGCTGTCGGACACAGAGATCCAGCGCGAGATCGGCATCAGCAACCCGCTGCACCGGCTCAAGCTGCGGCTCGCCATTCAGGAGATCATGTCTTTAACCAGCCCCTCCGCCCCGCCCACCTCCCGCACG TCCACGGGCAATGTGTGGGTCACGCACGAAGAGATGGAGAGCCTGGCGGCCACGCCTCAGACG gaggatgaggagggcaGCTGGGCCCAG ACGCTGGCGTACGGGGACATGAACCATGAGTGGATCGGGAACGAGTGGCTGCCCAGCCTGGGCCTACCCCAGTACCGCAGCTACTTCATGGAGTGCCTGGTGGACGCCCGCATGCTGGACCACCTGACCAAGAAGGACCTGCGTGGTCAGCTCAAAATGGTCGACAGCTTTCACAG GAATAGTTTTCAGTGTGGCGTAATGTGCCTACGGAGGCTGAACTATGACAGAAAAGAGCTGGAGCGAAGGCGAGAAGAATCCCAAACAGAAGTCAAAG ATGTGCTGGTGTGGAGCAATGAGAGAGTGATAAACTGGGTTCAGTCCATCGGGCTGAAGGAGTACGCAAACCACCTGCTGGAGAGTGGTGTCCACGGCCCCCTGCTGGCCTTAGATGAGACCTTCGACCACAACGCACTAGCACTTCTGCTGCAGATCCCCACACAAAACATCCAG GCAAGAGCCACTCTCGAGAGGGAGTATAACAACCTCCTGGCTCTGGGCACAGAGAGAAGACTGGATGAG GATGATGACAAAAACTTCAGGAGGGCGCCCTCCTGGAGGAAGAAATTCCGACCCAAAGACGTGAGGGGGATGTCGCCAGGGTCCACGGAAACCCTTCCTGCCAACTTCAGGGTGACCAACACCATGTCCTCACCATCCATGCAGCCAAAGAAGATGCAGATGGACG gaacaggaagtgtaTCTGGGACACAAAGGCTGGACACTGCTACAGTCAGGACTTACTCTTGTTAA
- the LOC118787668 gene encoding liprin-alpha-1-like isoform X3, with the protein MMCEVMPTISEAEIPPGGGGGGGGRGSASPLQPDGDGHFESLMVSMLEERDRLLDTLRETQENLGLTQSKLHEVSHERDSLQRQLNTALPQEFAALTKEVNTCREQLLEREEEIAELKAERNNTRLLLEHLECLVSRHERSLRMTVVKRQAQSPAGVSSEVEVLKALKSLFEHHKALDEKVRERLRVALERCSVLEEQLTASHKELALLREQNSQKKVLNDGKVDVNHDAESTPSTNGKRSSDGSLSHEEDLANAAELQEVVDQQSKELCQMKERLVTLSARVAELEEDLDTARKDLIKSEEMNSRLQRDLRESMAQKDDMEERITTLEKRYLATQREATSVHDLNDKLETEIANKESMYRQTEEKNRQLQERLELAEQKLQQTMRKAETLPEVEAELAQRVAALTKPERYVCADSSLKEAKLQRKAEERHGNVEERLRQMEAQLEEKNQELQRARQREKMNEEHNKRLSDTVDKLLSESNERLQLHLKERMSALEDKNALIRELEHTKKLIEEAHHEKEQLLIEIETIRAESEQGRSRSNSMLHHGRSYHGSTPDFRYPVSASSMMDSHSDHYNSALVLRRPQKGRVAALRDEPSKQKHVQTLNEQEWERVQQANVLANVAHAFESDVDMSDMEDDRETIFSSVDLLSPAGQADAHTLAMMLQEQLDAINTEIRMIQEEKESTAQRAEEIESRVGSGDNLGGRFRSLSSIPPSFASSSPPGSGRSTPRRAPRSPSREVDRMGVMTLPSDLRKHRRKSAQDDKATIKCETSPPSTPRTARLNKGAVHAASHEDIRDIRSSAGLQDGQGSNPSSSNSSQDSLNKAAKKKSIKSSIGRLFGKKEKGRPGPPGKDPSSQAGTPESESSPQDALGLGKLGGQAEKNRKLQKKHELLDEARRQGLPFAQWDGPTVVVWLELWVGMPAWYVAACRANVKSGAIMSALSDTEIQREIGISNPLHRLKLRLAIQEIMSLTSPSAPPTSRTSTGNVWVTHEEMESLAATPQTEDEEGSWAQTLAYGDMNHEWIGNEWLPSLGLPQYRSYFMECLVDARMLDHLTKKDLRGQLKMVDSFHRNSFQCGVMCLRRLNYDRKELERRREESQTEVKDVLVWSNERVINWVQSIGLKEYANHLLESGVHGPLLALDETFDHNALALLLQIPTQNIQARATLEREYNNLLALGTERRLDEDDDKNFRRAPSWRKKFRPKDVRGMSPGSTETLPANFRVTNTMSSPSMQPKKMQMDGSVSGTQRLDTATVRTYSC; encoded by the exons ctgcttCTAGAGCACCTGGAGTGCCTGGTGTCCCGGCACGAGCGTTCCCTGCGCATGACTGTGGTGAAGAGGCAGGCGCAGTCCCCGGCCGGCGTGTCCAGCGAGGTGGAAGTCCTCAAGGCGCTCAAGTCTTTATTCGAGCACCACAAAGCCCTGGATGAAAAG GTGAGGGAGAGGCTGCGGGTTGCCCTGGAGCGGTGCAGcgtgctggaggagcagctcacAGCTTCCCACAAAGAG CTGGCCCTTTTAAGAGAGCAGAACAGCCAAAAGAAGGTGCTGAACGATGGAAAGGTGGATGTCAACCACGATGCGGAGAGTACCCCCAGCACCAATGGCAAG CGGTCGTCGGACGGGTCACTGAGCCACGAGGAGGACCTGGCCAATGCAGCGGAGCTGCAGGAGGTAGTCGACCAGCAGAGCAAGGAGCTGTGCCAGATGAAGGAGCGGCTGGTCACGCTCTCGGCCCGCgtggcagagctggaggaggaccTGGACACCGCCCGCAAGGACCTCATCAAGTCCGAGGAGATGAACAGCCGCCTGCAGAGGGACCTCCGAGAG TCCATGGCCCAGAAGGACGACATGGAGGAGAGGATCACCACCCTGGAGAAGCGCTACCTGGCCACCCAGCGAGAAGCCACGTCTGTCCATGATCTCAACGACAAACTGGAAACGGAAATCGCCAACAAAGAGTCCATGTACAGGCAG actGAGGAGAAGAAccggcagctgcaggagaggctggagctggcagagcagaagctgcagcagaCCATGAGGAAGGCGGAGACTCTGCCTGAGGTGGAGGCGGAGCTTGCCCAGAGGGTAGCAGCGCTGACCAAG CCTGAGCGCTATGTGTGCGCTGACTCCAGCCTTAAGGAAGCTAAGTTGCAGAGGAAG GCCGAGGAGCGCCACGGCAACGTGGAGGAGCGTCTGAGGCAGATGGAGGcgcagctggaggagaagaacCAGGAGCTGCAGAGG GCGCGGCAGCGGGAGAAGATGAATGAAGAACACAACAAGCGTCTGTCGGACACGGTGGACAAGCTTCTGTCTGAGTCCAACGAGAGGTTGCAGCTCCACCTCAAGGAGAGGATGTCCGCTCTGGAGGACAAG AACGCGCTCATCCGAGAACTGGAACACACAAAGAAGCTGATAGAGGAAGCACACCACGAGAAG GAACAGCTGCTCATCGAAATCGAGACGATAAGGGCCGAGAGCGAGcagggcaggagcaggagcaacTCCATGCTGCATCATGG gcgCTCCTACCATGGCAGCACGCCGGACTTCAGGTACCCGGTCTCCGCATCCTCCATGATGGACAGCCACTCGGACCACTACAACAGCGCGCTGGTGCTGAGGCGGCCGCAGAAGGGGAGGGTGGCTGCGCTCCGAGACGAGCCCTCTAAG CAGAAGCAT GTGCAGACGTTGAACGAGCAGGAGTGGGAGCGCGTGCAGCAAGCCAACGTGCTGGCTAATGTGGCGCACGCCTTTGAGAGCGACGTGGATATGTCGGACATGGAGGACGACCGGGAGACCATCTTCAGCTCGGTTGACTTGCTGTCGCCTGCCGGCCAGGCTGACGCCCACACTCTGGCCATGatgctgcaggagcagctggacgCCATCAACACCGAGATCAG gatgatccaggaggagaaggagagcacGGCGCAGCGGGCGGAGGAGATCGAGAGCCGGGTGGGCAGCGGGGACAACCTGGGCGGCCGCTTCCGCTCGCTCAGCTCCATCCCCCCCTCGTTCGCCAGCTCGTCTCCGCCCGGCTCTGGCCGCTCCACCCCCCGCCGCGCACCGCGCAGTCCCAGCCGAGAGGTGGACCGCATGGGCGTCATGACCCTG CCTAGCGATTTACGGAAACACCGCAGGAAG tCTGCTCAGGACGACAAGGCCACAATAAAGTGCGAGACGTCGCCCCCATCGACCCCGCGCACCGCCAGACTCAACAAGGGAGCCGTCCACGCAGCCAGCCACGAGGACATCCGGGATATCAGGAG CTCTGCAGGCCTCCAGGATGGCCAGGGCAGCAaccccagcagcagcaacagcagccaggaCTCGCTCAACAAAGCAGCCAAGAAGAAGAGCATCAAGTCCTCCATCGGACGGCTCTTTGGCAAGAAAGAGAAGGGCCGGCCAGGCCCCCCCGGCAAAGACCCCTCCAGCCAAg CTGGCACTCCTGAATCGGAGAGCTCGCCACAGGATGCCCTAGGGCTCGGCAAACTGGGAGGCCAGGCGGAGAAGAACAGGAAGCTGCAGAAGAA GCACGAGCTTCTAGACGAGGCACGGAGGCAGGGCCTGCCGTTTGCCCAGTGGGACGGGCCCACGGTGGTGGTCTGGCTGGAG ctgtgGGTGGGGATGCCAGCCTGGTACGTGGCTGCCTGCCGGGCCAACGTGAAGAGCGGCGCCATCATGTCGGCGCTGTCGGACACAGAGATCCAGCGCGAGATCGGCATCAGCAACCCGCTGCACCGGCTCAAGCTGCGGCTCGCCATTCAGGAGATCATGTCTTTAACCAGCCCCTCCGCCCCGCCCACCTCCCGCACG TCCACGGGCAATGTGTGGGTCACGCACGAAGAGATGGAGAGCCTGGCGGCCACGCCTCAGACG gaggatgaggagggcaGCTGGGCCCAG ACGCTGGCGTACGGGGACATGAACCATGAGTGGATCGGGAACGAGTGGCTGCCCAGCCTGGGCCTACCCCAGTACCGCAGCTACTTCATGGAGTGCCTGGTGGACGCCCGCATGCTGGACCACCTGACCAAGAAGGACCTGCGTGGTCAGCTCAAAATGGTCGACAGCTTTCACAG GAATAGTTTTCAGTGTGGCGTAATGTGCCTACGGAGGCTGAACTATGACAGAAAAGAGCTGGAGCGAAGGCGAGAAGAATCCCAAACAGAAGTCAAAG ATGTGCTGGTGTGGAGCAATGAGAGAGTGATAAACTGGGTTCAGTCCATCGGGCTGAAGGAGTACGCAAACCACCTGCTGGAGAGTGGTGTCCACGGCCCCCTGCTGGCCTTAGATGAGACCTTCGACCACAACGCACTAGCACTTCTGCTGCAGATCCCCACACAAAACATCCAG GCAAGAGCCACTCTCGAGAGGGAGTATAACAACCTCCTGGCTCTGGGCACAGAGAGAAGACTGGATGAG GATGATGACAAAAACTTCAGGAGGGCGCCCTCCTGGAGGAAGAAATTCCGACCCAAAGACGTGAGGGGGATGTCGCCAGGGTCCACGGAAACCCTTCCTGCCAACTTCAGGGTGACCAACACCATGTCCTCACCATCCATGCAGCCAAAGAAGATGCAGATGGACG gaagtgtaTCTGGGACACAAAGGCTGGACACTGCTACAGTCAGGACTTACTCTTGTTAA